From the genome of Papaver somniferum cultivar HN1 chromosome 2, ASM357369v1, whole genome shotgun sequence, one region includes:
- the LOC113346776 gene encoding expansin-like A1 — protein MSIFLCLMFSILISYSAACDRCVHQSKAAYFTSSSSLSSGACGYGSLAVGFNGGHLAAGVPSLFRDGVGCGACFQIRCKNQKMCSNGGTKVILTDLNHNNKTDFVLSNRAFRAMAVDGMSHDLLKLGIVDVEYKRIPCEYKSKNLSVKIEEKSLKPNYLAIKFLYQGGQTDIVSVDIAQVGSANWRYMSRNANGVVWETSRVPAGALQIRMLVTGGFDGKMIWANNEVIPANWKVGEIYDSGVQITDIAQEGCASSSASCEHEHWN, from the exons ATGAGTATCTTTCTCTGTTTAATGTTCAGTATCTTAATCTCTTACTCAGCTGCTTGTGATCGTTGTGTTCATCAAAGCAAGGCTGCCTATttcacttcatcttcttcactctCTT CTGGAGCTTGTGGGTATGGTTCATTAGCAGTAGGTTTTAATGGTGGTCATCTTGCTGCTGGTGTTCCTTCTCTGTTTAGAGATGGTGTTGGCTGTGGAGCTTGCTTTCAG ATAAGGTGTAAGAATCAGAAAATGTGTAGCAATGGAGGAACGAAAGTGATACTAACTGATCTAAATCACAACAATAAAACTGATTTTGTTCTAAGTAACAGAGCTTTTAGGGCCATGGCTGTTGATGGTATGTCTCATGATCTTCTCAAGCTTGGAATTGTCGATGTTGAATACAAGAG GATACCATGTGAATACAAATCCAAGAATTTGTCTGTTAAAATAGAAGAGAAGAGCCTAAAACCCAATTATTTGGCTATTAAGTTTCTTTACCAAGGTGGTCAAACAGACATTGTGTCTGTCGATATAGCGCAG GTTGGGAGTGCAAATTGGAGATACATGAGTAGGAATGCTAATGGAGTAGTGTGGGAAACAAGTAGAGTACCAGCTGGGGCATTGCAAATTAGAATGCTGGTGACAGGGGGTTTTGATGGCAAAATGATATGGGCAAACAATGAAGTGATTCCTGCTAACTGGAAAGTCGGTGAAATCTATGATTCAGGTGTTCaaattactgatattgctcaagAAGGTTGTGCGTCTTCATCTGCTAGTTGTGAACATGAACATTGGAACTGA